In Desulfosediminicola ganghwensis, a single window of DNA contains:
- a CDS encoding NAD-dependent epimerase/dehydratase family protein: protein MGTRKLAGKESRQGVVIGGSGLVGGTIVNYFKSKCPEPIDVLAPSSKKLSIREPADIHNYLQEKKPDFIINAAIANINSDEQLSYEVNYLGPLTLARASIKLQIPYIHISSAATLELGMDIGEDRKKQFTTGMSNYTRSKLMAEKTLEYLFRQEGLDYTLIRLAAVYGNHDHKIQGIHRMLFSVADESMPVLFTKRGVLHSYSNCRKLPYFIHHTLNHRREFAGGDYNFVDKDPVELVDLIMTIKSYLQLNIPKEICVPYVLARSGQKSVGVLLKLLRKFGLKAQLPSELVFLKQFYVSQTLNSDRLRNSSFADPAPDETIYSRLPEMILYYIDRWSHQNLISTYNEEMKLDKDFIETFQHNPEALMGAAHQGAVRTVGGEVGWRSEQQADSDARPEEAHG, encoded by the coding sequence ATGGGTACCAGGAAGTTAGCAGGGAAGGAATCTCGGCAGGGGGTTGTGATCGGTGGTTCGGGCCTGGTCGGGGGTACCATTGTCAACTATTTCAAGTCGAAGTGTCCGGAGCCCATCGATGTGCTGGCACCGTCGAGCAAAAAGCTCTCAATACGCGAACCTGCAGATATTCATAACTATCTGCAGGAGAAAAAACCCGATTTTATAATTAATGCGGCAATTGCCAATATCAACTCGGATGAACAGCTCTCGTATGAGGTGAATTATCTTGGTCCGCTCACTCTTGCCAGAGCATCGATTAAGCTGCAGATCCCATATATTCATATCAGTTCTGCGGCGACGCTGGAACTGGGTATGGACATTGGGGAGGACCGCAAGAAGCAGTTCACAACGGGGATGAGCAATTACACCCGCTCCAAGCTGATGGCGGAGAAGACCCTTGAGTATCTTTTCCGACAGGAGGGCTTGGACTATACACTCATCAGGCTGGCAGCGGTTTATGGTAATCACGATCACAAGATCCAGGGCATTCATCGTATGTTGTTTTCTGTGGCCGATGAATCGATGCCCGTTCTTTTTACCAAAAGAGGGGTGCTCCACTCGTATTCAAATTGCCGGAAACTTCCCTATTTCATCCATCATACACTGAATCACCGCCGGGAGTTTGCCGGGGGGGATTATAATTTTGTGGATAAGGACCCGGTGGAGCTGGTTGATCTGATAATGACCATCAAGTCCTACCTGCAACTCAATATACCTAAAGAAATCTGTGTACCATACGTGTTGGCCAGAAGTGGCCAGAAGAGTGTGGGGGTGCTGCTGAAGCTGCTGAGAAAGTTTGGGCTTAAAGCGCAGCTGCCGTCTGAGCTGGTTTTTCTGAAACAGTTTTATGTCAGCCAGACCCTGAACTCTGACCGCCTGCGGAATTCGAGTTTCGCTGATCCGGCCCCCGATGAGACAATCTATAGCCGTTTGCCGGAAATGATTCTGTACTATATCGATCGTTGGAGCCACCAGAATCTGATCTCCACCTATAACGAGGAAATGAAGTTGGATAAGGATTTTATTGAAACTTTTCAACACAATCCCGAAGCGCTTATGGGGGCAGCACATCAGGGTGCTGTTCGAACTGTCGGTGGCGAAGTGGGGTGGCGCAGTGAACAACAGGCTGACAGTGATGCCAGACCAGAGGAAGCCCATGGCTGA
- a CDS encoding AbgT family transporter yields the protein MVERGSDQKRITKILNKVEVLGNRLPDPAVIFLLALISVWVMSALLSSVEFGALDPRSNTAISVENLLTGAALADFLSRMVTIFTGFAPLGVVLVAMLGVGVAEHSGFINAGIKRMLDITPAKLLTPGVILVAIVSHTATDAGYVLVIPLAGIVFYGVGRHPLAGIAAAFAGVSGGFSANFVPSAIDPLLQGFTQTSARLLDPAIQVNPLNNWLFTSVSSVLIVAIGWYLTDKVIEPKLKDTSVDGDPEEIPQIHPLNDRENRALKIASLVMLAGIALLVAVLVPGSSPLRAPDGELASFAAPIMGSIVPLIFLLFIIPGTVYGYMAGTFSCSRDVINAMSKAMQGMSYYIVMAFFCALFIDAFSKSNLGTLLAVQGATLLKAMNLPSMVTIVGIIFLTAFVNLFVGSASAKWALLGPIFVPMLMQLGISPDLTQAAYRVGDSGSNIITPLMPYFPLVVVYCQRYVKNAGIGTLLSLMLPYSITILIAWTLFMLAYWGLGIPLGLQSSYVYPAM from the coding sequence ATGGTTGAAAGAGGATCTGATCAAAAACGGATCACAAAAATATTGAATAAAGTAGAGGTGCTTGGTAATCGCCTGCCGGACCCCGCCGTCATATTCCTGCTGGCGCTGATTTCGGTATGGGTTATGTCTGCGCTCCTTTCCAGCGTGGAGTTTGGTGCTCTTGATCCGCGCAGCAATACAGCTATCAGTGTGGAAAATCTGCTGACCGGTGCGGCTCTTGCTGACTTCCTTTCCCGGATGGTCACCATTTTTACTGGATTTGCGCCCCTTGGCGTTGTTCTGGTGGCGATGCTCGGTGTTGGTGTTGCGGAGCATTCCGGCTTTATCAATGCGGGTATCAAGCGCATGCTGGATATTACTCCGGCTAAATTGCTCACCCCTGGTGTGATCCTGGTGGCCATCGTGAGCCATACCGCCACAGATGCCGGTTATGTACTGGTGATTCCGCTGGCCGGTATTGTCTTCTACGGTGTAGGGCGTCATCCGCTGGCCGGTATTGCCGCCGCTTTTGCAGGTGTGAGTGGTGGTTTCAGCGCAAACTTCGTCCCGTCTGCAATTGACCCTCTGCTGCAGGGATTTACCCAGACTTCCGCCCGCTTGCTTGATCCGGCCATTCAGGTTAATCCCCTGAACAACTGGCTGTTTACTTCAGTTTCCAGTGTGTTGATCGTGGCAATCGGCTGGTATCTCACAGACAAGGTGATTGAGCCGAAATTGAAAGATACCTCAGTCGATGGAGATCCGGAGGAGATCCCGCAGATTCATCCACTCAATGACCGCGAGAACAGGGCGCTGAAAATCGCAAGCCTGGTGATGCTGGCAGGTATTGCATTGCTGGTGGCGGTGCTTGTGCCTGGAAGTTCGCCGCTGCGTGCACCTGATGGTGAGTTGGCAAGTTTTGCAGCGCCAATCATGGGTTCAATCGTGCCGCTTATCTTTCTGTTGTTCATCATTCCGGGTACTGTGTACGGGTACATGGCGGGAACCTTCAGCTGCAGCAGGGATGTGATCAATGCCATGAGCAAGGCCATGCAGGGTATGAGCTACTATATCGTCATGGCTTTCTTCTGTGCACTGTTCATTGATGCCTTCTCAAAGTCTAATCTTGGAACCTTGCTGGCTGTTCAGGGTGCGACCTTGCTGAAGGCCATGAACCTGCCAAGCATGGTGACCATCGTTGGCATCATCTTCCTCACCGCCTTCGTCAACCTGTTTGTGGGATCGGCCTCAGCCAAGTGGGCACTGCTCGGGCCAATCTTTGTGCCCATGCTGATGCAGCTCGGCATTTCGCCGGATCTCACCCAGGCTGCTTACAGGGTAGGTGATTCGGGCTCCAACATCATCACGCCGCTGATGCCGTACTTCCCCCTGGTGGTGGTATATTGCCAGCGTTACGTGAAAAACGCGGGAATTGGGACCCTGCTGTCTCTGATGCTTCCGTATTCGATAACTATTCTGATTGCCTGGACGCTGTTTATGCTGGCGTACTGGGGGCTGGGCATTCCGCTTGGTCTGCAGTCCAGTTACGTTTATCCGGCAATGTAG
- a CDS encoding bacteriohemerythrin, translated as MELLEWKKSYDTGIEEIDNQHRQLLEFLNELGKETASRDNRKTAEILEGLSEYTVSHFAFEEALMEEAGYPYSGPHKHVHKTLIQRVTAFKEKLAAGEAISEELHSFLRRWLINHIQRDDKAYVASVSAHFKLEDEAPAEEKEENHGWIARMTRKFFG; from the coding sequence ATGGAACTACTCGAGTGGAAAAAATCCTACGATACCGGTATTGAGGAGATAGACAACCAACACAGACAATTGCTCGAATTCCTAAACGAACTCGGCAAAGAAACAGCATCCCGTGATAACCGGAAGACAGCTGAAATCCTTGAGGGATTAAGCGAATACACCGTATCTCACTTTGCTTTTGAGGAAGCGTTAATGGAAGAGGCCGGTTACCCCTACAGCGGCCCCCATAAACACGTTCACAAGACGCTGATTCAGCGGGTCACAGCATTCAAAGAGAAGTTAGCTGCGGGCGAAGCAATTTCCGAAGAACTCCACTCTTTTTTGCGGAGATGGTTGATAAACCATATTCAGCGTGACGATAAAGCCTATGTGGCCTCGGTCAGCGCCCATTTCAAACTTGAAGACGAAGCACCGGCAGAGGAAAAAGAAGAAAATCATGGCTGGATAGCCAGAATGACCAGGAAGTTTTTCGGGTAA
- a CDS encoding arsenic resistance protein — protein MWKLLVRMNKNLVYAIPAMMLAGLAVGVLMNQNLISQLKALILPLTILMVYPMMVTLNIDNLKKGLEPRLQGSAILINFAIIPFIAYALGKAFFPTEPYMALGLLLASLLPTSGMTISWTGFAKGNMGAAINMTVIGLTIGSLATPFYVNWLLGATVEVEFGKVIRQIMFIVFLPMGLGYLTRKMLLKKFPMPEFKKRIAPRFPALSTIGVLGIVFVAMALKAKTIVAAPGALLFIFLPLLMLYLVNFLLSTLIGKAFFSRGDGIALVYGTVMRNLSIALAIAINAFGEAGANAALVIALAYIIQVQSAAWYVRFTDTFFGPLPAHQES, from the coding sequence ATGTGGAAGCTGCTGGTCAGAATGAATAAAAATCTGGTGTACGCGATCCCGGCAATGATGCTTGCCGGCCTTGCCGTCGGTGTTCTCATGAATCAAAACCTCATCAGCCAGCTGAAGGCATTGATCCTCCCGCTCACTATCCTGATGGTCTACCCGATGATGGTCACCCTGAACATCGACAACCTTAAAAAAGGCCTTGAGCCCCGTCTGCAAGGGAGCGCTATTCTGATCAACTTCGCAATTATCCCTTTCATTGCCTATGCTCTCGGCAAAGCGTTTTTCCCAACCGAACCTTACATGGCACTTGGTCTCCTGCTTGCTTCATTGCTCCCCACCAGCGGCATGACTATCTCCTGGACCGGATTCGCTAAAGGCAATATGGGAGCAGCCATCAATATGACAGTGATCGGCCTTACCATTGGCTCCCTGGCGACACCCTTTTATGTCAACTGGTTGCTCGGTGCCACAGTTGAAGTTGAATTCGGCAAAGTAATCAGACAGATAATGTTCATCGTCTTCCTGCCTATGGGACTCGGCTATCTCACCCGGAAGATGCTGCTCAAAAAATTCCCGATGCCGGAATTCAAAAAACGGATCGCCCCACGCTTTCCAGCTCTTTCCACAATTGGCGTGCTCGGAATAGTGTTCGTAGCGATGGCTCTCAAAGCCAAAACCATAGTGGCTGCACCCGGCGCGTTATTATTTATCTTTTTGCCTCTTTTAATGCTTTATCTGGTTAATTTTCTACTTTCGACCCTGATCGGCAAAGCGTTCTTTTCAAGAGGGGACGGCATCGCCCTGGTATATGGCACAGTAATGCGTAACCTCTCAATAGCCCTGGCCATAGCAATCAACGCCTTCGGTGAAGCGGGCGCCAATGCGGCACTGGTCATTGCACTGGCCTATATCATCCAGGTCCAGTCCGCTGCCTGGTATGTACGATTCACAGATACGTTCTTTGGTCCCTTGCCTGCCCACCAGGAATCATAA
- a CDS encoding DUF3833 domain-containing protein, which translates to MKSLYSLLILIVLSSCSGIDLQQYESNTPQLDLFEYFTGPTTGYGIVQNRSGELTRQFTVDIAGEVNDRGELVLTEDFDWSDGEKSQRIWILTRADQHSYSGTAEDVIGRADGIAYGNVLNWQYVVNLTVDDSTWKIHFDDWMFLVSEQLLINKAILTKFGFKVGEVTIVFQK; encoded by the coding sequence ATGAAATCACTCTACTCTCTCTTGATACTCATTGTACTCTCCAGCTGTTCCGGAATAGATCTGCAACAGTATGAAAGCAACACACCGCAACTCGATCTTTTTGAGTATTTCACCGGGCCAACAACAGGTTACGGGATCGTCCAGAACAGAAGTGGAGAGCTTACCCGCCAATTCACAGTTGACATCGCGGGAGAAGTTAACGATCGGGGTGAGCTGGTCCTGACAGAAGACTTTGACTGGAGTGACGGTGAAAAATCCCAGCGGATCTGGATTCTCACCCGGGCAGATCAGCACAGCTATTCAGGAACAGCCGAAGACGTCATCGGCCGTGCTGATGGAATAGCATACGGCAATGTGCTGAACTGGCAATATGTTGTAAACCTGACTGTCGATGACTCCACCTGGAAAATTCACTTTGATGACTGGATGTTCCTGGTAAGCGAGCAACTGCTGATCAACAAGGCGATACTTACTAAATTTGGCTTTAAGGTTGGAGAGGTCACCATAGTCTTTCAGAAATAG
- a CDS encoding efflux transporter outer membrane subunit: MRNLLIAAFLLTISAACTVGPDYERPEVYTPADWTVSYKAATALIDTAWWRQFNDPVLDDLIATAITNNLDLRAAMARVDQFLGQLRTTRSEFFPQIGYSGSAFRQDDTDTGLSPPRGEYSDYQGLISASWELDLWGRIRRSNEAARAELLASEAGRRSVLLSLVTNVASNYIILRGLDRQLEISIETADTYRDSLRIFNYRHTYGTVSQVEVSQVESEYEDALQTIPEIESQIIQQQHLLSVLLGQNPGPISRGNTISQLTVPAIPAGLPAELLEQRPDIIQAEQQLIAANARIGVAKSLYFPTISLTGAFGQSSIDSDRLFDSDSAIWQIGGDILGPIFTFGDIEGQVMTSEAAQQEALYNYRQSILSAFREVEDALIATTKGRERQEAQGRRTRTLETYSRLAKYQYDAGTTSYLQVLDANRSLFSSQLDYVQNQTSTLVSLIDVYRALGGGWVNVADDMLQDSDPVADADLP, from the coding sequence ATGCGTAACCTTCTCATTGCAGCTTTTCTGCTGACCATTTCCGCTGCCTGCACGGTCGGCCCTGATTATGAACGCCCCGAGGTATATACTCCTGCCGACTGGACAGTTTCCTATAAGGCAGCAACTGCACTGATAGATACAGCCTGGTGGCGACAATTCAATGATCCGGTACTGGATGATTTGATAGCGACCGCAATTACCAACAACCTCGACCTCAGGGCAGCGATGGCCAGGGTCGATCAGTTTCTCGGGCAACTGCGCACGACCCGCTCAGAATTCTTTCCGCAGATAGGTTACTCTGGCAGCGCCTTCCGCCAGGATGACACAGATACCGGCCTGTCGCCGCCACGTGGTGAGTACAGTGACTATCAAGGCCTTATCAGCGCCAGCTGGGAACTTGATCTCTGGGGTCGCATACGCCGCTCAAACGAAGCAGCCAGGGCAGAGTTGCTGGCGAGTGAAGCAGGCCGTCGCAGCGTACTGCTCAGTCTGGTCACCAATGTCGCCAGCAACTATATCATCTTGCGCGGGCTCGACCGGCAACTTGAAATCTCTATTGAGACTGCTGATACTTACCGGGATTCACTCCGTATCTTTAATTATCGCCATACCTATGGCACCGTTTCACAGGTTGAAGTGAGTCAGGTTGAATCTGAGTACGAAGACGCCCTGCAAACCATACCCGAAATCGAATCACAGATAATTCAACAGCAGCATCTGCTCTCTGTTCTGCTCGGTCAGAATCCAGGCCCGATCTCCAGGGGTAACACCATCAGCCAGCTCACCGTTCCTGCTATTCCCGCAGGGCTTCCGGCAGAACTTCTTGAACAGCGACCGGATATCATTCAGGCAGAACAGCAGCTGATTGCAGCCAATGCCCGGATCGGTGTCGCCAAATCGCTCTATTTCCCGACCATCTCTCTCACCGGAGCCTTTGGGCAATCAAGTATCGACTCGGATCGGCTCTTCGACAGCGATTCTGCCATCTGGCAAATTGGTGGCGATATACTCGGCCCAATTTTCACCTTTGGCGATATCGAAGGGCAGGTCATGACCAGCGAAGCTGCACAGCAGGAAGCGCTCTACAACTATCGGCAATCGATACTATCAGCTTTTCGGGAAGTGGAGGATGCCCTGATAGCCACCACCAAGGGGCGTGAGCGTCAGGAGGCCCAAGGTCGTCGCACCCGTACCCTGGAAACCTACTCACGGCTGGCCAAATATCAGTACGATGCCGGAACCACCAGCTATCTCCAGGTTCTTGACGCCAACCGCAGTCTTTTCTCAAGCCAGCTCGATTACGTTCAAAACCAGACATCGACCCTGGTCAGCCTGATCGATGTTTACAGAGCACTGGGAGGCGGCTGGGTGAATGTGGCCGACGACATGTTGCAGGATTCTGATCCTGTCGCAGACGCTGACCTGCCCTGA